A single region of the Trachemys scripta elegans isolate TJP31775 chromosome 19, CAS_Tse_1.0, whole genome shotgun sequence genome encodes:
- the AGTRAP gene encoding type-1 angiotensin II receptor-associated protein isoform X2 yields the protein MWCWGNRSGALAAHDMRSSVVLGVPCRWGCCLSDTRGCLELPNSYVWGNFTVLAVGVWAIAQRDSIDAIIMFLIGLLITILLDIINISLFYPRHSSLSDLERFSSGMAIFSLLLKPLSCLFVYQMYRERGGEYVVNLGFLSVGRDRSSYQSIDQHNAPCPYPDLDSKPPPHPF from the exons gcaATCGTTCTGGTGCACTGGCTGCTCACGACATG CGCTCCAGCGTGGTGCTGGGGGTACCTTGCCGCTGGGGGTGCTGTCTTTCAGACACAAG GGGATGCTTGGAGCTTCCGAACTCCTACGTGTGGGGAAACTTCACCGTCCTGGCTGTGGGGGTCTGGGCAATTGCTCAGAGGGATTCCATCGATGCAATAATCATG TTCCTGATTGGCCTGTTGATCACGATCCTCCTGGACATCATTAACATCAGCCTCTTCTATCCCCGGCATAGCTCTCTAAGTGACCTGGAACGCTTCAGTTCGGGCATGGCCATCTTCAGCCTCCTCCTCAAACCCTTGTCATGCCTCTTTGTCTATCAGATGTACCGGGAGCGTGGGGGAGAGTATGTCGTCAACCTAG GTTTCCTCAGCGTGGGCCGGGATCGCAGCTCATACCAGTCGATTGATCAGCACAATGCACCTTGCCCGTACCCTGATCTGGACAGCAAGCCACCCCCACATCCCTTCTGA
- the AGTRAP gene encoding type-1 angiotensin II receptor-associated protein isoform X4 — translation MTCHSLADIGRNRSGALAAHDMRSSVVLGVPCRWGCCLSDTRGCLELPNSYVWGNFTVLAVGVWAIAQRDSIDAIIMFLIGLLITILLDIINISLFYPRHSSLSDLERFSSGMAIFSLLLKPLSCLFVYQMYRERGGEYVVNLGFLSVGRDRSSYQSIDQHNAPCPYPDLDSKPPPHPF, via the exons gcaATCGTTCTGGTGCACTGGCTGCTCACGACATG CGCTCCAGCGTGGTGCTGGGGGTACCTTGCCGCTGGGGGTGCTGTCTTTCAGACACAAG GGGATGCTTGGAGCTTCCGAACTCCTACGTGTGGGGAAACTTCACCGTCCTGGCTGTGGGGGTCTGGGCAATTGCTCAGAGGGATTCCATCGATGCAATAATCATG TTCCTGATTGGCCTGTTGATCACGATCCTCCTGGACATCATTAACATCAGCCTCTTCTATCCCCGGCATAGCTCTCTAAGTGACCTGGAACGCTTCAGTTCGGGCATGGCCATCTTCAGCCTCCTCCTCAAACCCTTGTCATGCCTCTTTGTCTATCAGATGTACCGGGAGCGTGGGGGAGAGTATGTCGTCAACCTAG GTTTCCTCAGCGTGGGCCGGGATCGCAGCTCATACCAGTCGATTGATCAGCACAATGCACCTTGCCCGTACCCTGATCTGGACAGCAAGCCACCCCCACATCCCTTCTGA
- the AGTRAP gene encoding type-1 angiotensin II receptor-associated protein isoform X5, which yields MDQSQHLGNRSGALAAHDMRSSVVLGVPCRWGCCLSDTRGCLELPNSYVWGNFTVLAVGVWAIAQRDSIDAIIMFLIGLLITILLDIINISLFYPRHSSLSDLERFSSGMAIFSLLLKPLSCLFVYQMYRERGGEYVVNLGFLSVGRDRSSYQSIDQHNAPCPYPDLDSKPPPHPF from the exons gcaATCGTTCTGGTGCACTGGCTGCTCACGACATG CGCTCCAGCGTGGTGCTGGGGGTACCTTGCCGCTGGGGGTGCTGTCTTTCAGACACAAG GGGATGCTTGGAGCTTCCGAACTCCTACGTGTGGGGAAACTTCACCGTCCTGGCTGTGGGGGTCTGGGCAATTGCTCAGAGGGATTCCATCGATGCAATAATCATG TTCCTGATTGGCCTGTTGATCACGATCCTCCTGGACATCATTAACATCAGCCTCTTCTATCCCCGGCATAGCTCTCTAAGTGACCTGGAACGCTTCAGTTCGGGCATGGCCATCTTCAGCCTCCTCCTCAAACCCTTGTCATGCCTCTTTGTCTATCAGATGTACCGGGAGCGTGGGGGAGAGTATGTCGTCAACCTAG GTTTCCTCAGCGTGGGCCGGGATCGCAGCTCATACCAGTCGATTGATCAGCACAATGCACCTTGCCCGTACCCTGATCTGGACAGCAAGCCACCCCCACATCCCTTCTGA
- the AGTRAP gene encoding type-1 angiotensin II receptor-associated protein isoform X6, producing the protein MEVPAVNLKAIVLVHWLLTTWGCLELPNSYVWGNFTVLAVGVWAIAQRDSIDAIIMFLIGLLITILLDIINISLFYPRHSSLSDLERFSSGMAIFSLLLKPLSCLFVYQMYRERGGEYVVNLGFLSVGRDRSSYQSIDQHNAPCPYPDLDSKPPPHPF; encoded by the exons gcaATCGTTCTGGTGCACTGGCTGCTCACGACATG GGGATGCTTGGAGCTTCCGAACTCCTACGTGTGGGGAAACTTCACCGTCCTGGCTGTGGGGGTCTGGGCAATTGCTCAGAGGGATTCCATCGATGCAATAATCATG TTCCTGATTGGCCTGTTGATCACGATCCTCCTGGACATCATTAACATCAGCCTCTTCTATCCCCGGCATAGCTCTCTAAGTGACCTGGAACGCTTCAGTTCGGGCATGGCCATCTTCAGCCTCCTCCTCAAACCCTTGTCATGCCTCTTTGTCTATCAGATGTACCGGGAGCGTGGGGGAGAGTATGTCGTCAACCTAG GTTTCCTCAGCGTGGGCCGGGATCGCAGCTCATACCAGTCGATTGATCAGCACAATGCACCTTGCCCGTACCCTGATCTGGACAGCAAGCCACCCCCACATCCCTTCTGA